Genomic DNA from Channa argus isolate prfri chromosome 10, Channa argus male v1.0, whole genome shotgun sequence:
TGAGTCATGTGTAAGAGCAGTTTTCCGCTTGATAAGACCTGCACGGATTTACACGGTTAAAACTCTGTTGTGAGAAGATTCAGCATGTTTCCACTGCTCCGTCGTCCCCAGTGTTTCTCCCCTTGCAGTAGACCGGAGGATGTGCTCTGCCTGAGAAGAGTGAAATAGGCTGAGGCACTTGTTAGAATTATAGCTTACACGCCATGATATAATTGGCATACACGAGAGCTATTCGTCACCCAAACACTTTTCTGGACATTTCAGTGAGATGATTAATTTGGAACATTTTTGCAGTTTCCTCTGACGAGCATTCTTGTGCGTAATTAGCAAGGTCTTTATTAGACAGGGGAAAAAACTCAACAGGTACAATGCAAACCAAGGAGATGGAATTAATACAAGTAATtgcttttttcctgcttttttggGTCGGGGCTGAGGCTGTTATCAACCTAAAGTATGGAATAAACGAGGAGATGAAGCCCGGGTCAGTGATTGGAAACGTGACAAAGGACGCACTAAAGCAAGGATTTCAGATTGCACCGCAGCCCCCCTATCTGAGGGTTATTTCCAATTCAGAACCAAGATGGGTGGAACTGAGTCCAGCCGGAATCCTTACAACCCAAATGAAAATAGATCGGGATGTAGTCTGTCGTCAGAACCCGAAGTGCATTATTTCACTAGAAGTGATGTCAAACTCAATGGAGATCTGTGTCATCAAAGTTGAGATTGAGGACTTGAATGATAACGCACCCAGATTCCCAACGAGCCACATTGACATTGAAATTTCTGAGAATGCCTCCCCTGGTACCAGGTTTCCCCTAGAGGGGGCAAGCGATCCGGACTCCGGTGTCTTTGGAGTGCAGTCCTATTCCATAACCCCAAACGAGCTTTTCGGACTAGAAATAAAGACCAGAGGGGATGGGTCCAAAATTGCTGAGCTCGTTGTGCAAAAATCTTTAGACAGGGAGACCCAGTCCCATTATACATATGAAATCAGCGCAGAAGATGGAGGAGACCCTCCAAAGATAGGCGCGGTCCAGTTAAATATTAAGGTAATTGATTCTAATGACAACAACCCTGTTTTTGACGAGCCAGTGTATACAGTAAACGTGATGGAGAATTCCCCCATCAATACACTCGTCATAGATTTAAATGCAACGGATCCTGACGAGGGGACTAATGGAGAGGTTGTGTACTCGTTCAACAGTTACGTCACCGAAAAAACGAGGGACGCGTTCAAGATTGACCCCAGAACCGGAATCATCACTGTCAACGGTGTTTTGGATtatgaaacaacacaaatatacGAGATTGACGTCCAGGCCAAAGATTTGGGTCCCAACTCAATTCCAGCTCACTGCAAAGTCACAGTGAATGTGATGGATACGAACGACAACCCACCTGTAATCAGTTTACTTTCCCTAAACACAGAGATGGTGGAAGTGAGTGAAAACGCGCAGCGTGGATATGTCATTGCGCTAGTGAGGGTGTCAGATAAGGATTCCGGGGCAAACGGCAAGGTGCAGTGCAGGCTGCAGGGCAACGTTCCGTTCAGGCTGCAAGAATATGAAAGCTTCTCCACTATACTTGTTGATGGCAGGCTGGACAGAGAGCAAAAGGACACATACAACCTGACCATCCAGGCGGAGGACAGTGGCATCCCTCCCTTACGAGCCACGAAATCTCTGGTAGTCAAAGTCACAGATGAAAATGACAACCCTCCTCACTTCCTCAAGCCTCACTATCAAGAGATGGTGATGGAAAACAACCTCCCCGGCTCGTGTCTGCTAGCAGTGTCTGCTGAAGACCCGGACCTGGGGATGAATGGCACAGTTTCATATTCCATAGTCCCTGGTGAGATTAAGCACATGGATGTAAACACATATGTCAGTATAAACCCATCAGGCCGCATATATTCTATGAGATCATTCGACCACGAATACACCAGGACTTTTGattttaaagttttggccaGAGACAATGGTAATCCTTCTTTATCAAGTAACGCCACGGTGCGTATTGTGGTTCTGGACGTCAATGACAACACACCTGTCATGACAAACCCACCTCTGGTTAATGGCACAGCGGAGGTTTCCATCCCGAGAAACGCTGGGGTGGGTTACATGGTGACCCAGGTCAAAGCAGACGACTATGATGAGGGAGAGAA
This window encodes:
- the pcdh19 gene encoding protocadherin-19 isoform X7, which produces MQTKEMELIQVIAFFLLFWVGAEAVINLKYGINEEMKPGSVIGNVTKDALKQGFQIAPQPPYLRVISNSEPRWVELSPAGILTTQMKIDRDVVCRQNPKCIISLEVMSNSMEICVIKVEIEDLNDNAPRFPTSHIDIEISENASPGTRFPLEGASDPDSGVFGVQSYSITPNELFGLEIKTRGDGSKIAELVVQKSLDRETQSHYTYEISAEDGGDPPKIGAVQLNIKVIDSNDNNPVFDEPVYTVNVMENSPINTLVIDLNATDPDEGTNGEVVYSFNSYVTEKTRDAFKIDPRTGIITVNGVLDYETTQIYEIDVQAKDLGPNSIPAHCKVTVNVMDTNDNPPVISLLSLNTEMVEVSENAQRGYVIALVRVSDKDSGANGKVQCRLQGNVPFRLQEYESFSTILVDGRLDREQKDTYNLTIQAEDSGIPPLRATKSLVVKVTDENDNPPHFLKPHYQEMVMENNLPGSCLLAVSAEDPDLGMNGTVSYSIVPGEIKHMDVNTYVSINPSGRIYSMRSFDHEYTRTFDFKVLARDNGNPSLSSNATVRIVVLDVNDNTPVMTNPPLVNGTAEVSIPRNAGVGYMVTQVKADDYDEGENGRLTYTISEGDRAFFEIDQVNGEVRSTRMFGENAKSTYEITVVARDHGKPSLSASAYIVVYLSPDLNAQEPIGPVNLSLIFIIALGSIAAILFVTMIFVAVKCKRDNKEIRTYNCRVAEYSYGNQKKSSKKKKLSKNDIRLVPRDVEETDKMNVTENYSIDSSYVNSRAHLIKSTSTFKDLEGNSLKDSGHEESDQTDSEHDVQRGHYVDTAVNDVLNMTVPPNVCQLPDQDPSEGFHCQDECRILGHSDRCWMPRVPIPARAKSPDHTRNVIALSIEATTVDVPHYEDGTTKRTFATFGKDGPEDVERGEIKGKRTQESQVCSPKANGGAVREAGNGREAASPITSPVHLKSPVSKPSSAYNTLKCRDAERIANHSLLRQPEGKDSEPAVREINTLLHDGRDKESPSSKRLKDIVL
- the pcdh19 gene encoding protocadherin-19 isoform X6; this encodes MQTKEMELIQVIAFFLLFWVGAEAVINLKYGINEEMKPGSVIGNVTKDALKQGFQIAPQPPYLRVISNSEPRWVELSPAGILTTQMKIDRDVVCRQNPKCIISLEVMSNSMEICVIKVEIEDLNDNAPRFPTSHIDIEISENASPGTRFPLEGASDPDSGVFGVQSYSITPNELFGLEIKTRGDGSKIAELVVQKSLDRETQSHYTYEISAEDGGDPPKIGAVQLNIKVIDSNDNNPVFDEPVYTVNVMENSPINTLVIDLNATDPDEGTNGEVVYSFNSYVTEKTRDAFKIDPRTGIITVNGVLDYETTQIYEIDVQAKDLGPNSIPAHCKVTVNVMDTNDNPPVISLLSLNTEMVEVSENAQRGYVIALVRVSDKDSGANGKVQCRLQGNVPFRLQEYESFSTILVDGRLDREQKDTYNLTIQAEDSGIPPLRATKSLVVKVTDENDNPPHFLKPHYQEMVMENNLPGSCLLAVSAEDPDLGMNGTVSYSIVPGEIKHMDVNTYVSINPSGRIYSMRSFDHEYTRTFDFKVLARDNGNPSLSSNATVRIVVLDVNDNTPVMTNPPLVNGTAEVSIPRNAGVGYMVTQVKADDYDEGENGRLTYTISEGDRAFFEIDQVNGEVRSTRMFGENAKSTYEITVVARDHGKPSLSASAYIVVYLSPDLNAQEPIGPVNLSLIFIIALGSIAAILFVTMIFVAVKCKRDNKEIRTYNCSFFYLRRVAEYSYGNQKKSSKKKKLSKNDIRLVPRDVEETDKMNVTENYSIDSSYVNSRAHLIKSTSTFKDLEGNSLKDSGHEESDQTDSEHDVQRGHYVDTAVNDVLNMTVPPNVCQLPDQDPSEGFHCQDECRILGHSDRCWMPRVPIPARAKSPDHTRNVIALSIEATTVDVPHYEDGTTKRTFATFGKDGPEDVERGEIKGKRTQESQVCSPKANGGAVREAGNGREAASPITSPVHLKSPVSKPSSAYNTLKCRDAERIANHSLLRQPEGKDSEPAVREINTLLHDGRDKESPSSKRLKDIVL
- the pcdh19 gene encoding protocadherin-19 isoform X5 gives rise to the protein MQTKEMELIQVIAFFLLFWVGAEAVINLKYGINEEMKPGSVIGNVTKDALKQGFQIAPQPPYLRVISNSEPRWVELSPAGILTTQMKIDRDVVCRQNPKCIISLEVMSNSMEICVIKVEIEDLNDNAPRFPTSHIDIEISENASPGTRFPLEGASDPDSGVFGVQSYSITPNELFGLEIKTRGDGSKIAELVVQKSLDRETQSHYTYEISAEDGGDPPKIGAVQLNIKVIDSNDNNPVFDEPVYTVNVMENSPINTLVIDLNATDPDEGTNGEVVYSFNSYVTEKTRDAFKIDPRTGIITVNGVLDYETTQIYEIDVQAKDLGPNSIPAHCKVTVNVMDTNDNPPVISLLSLNTEMVEVSENAQRGYVIALVRVSDKDSGANGKVQCRLQGNVPFRLQEYESFSTILVDGRLDREQKDTYNLTIQAEDSGIPPLRATKSLVVKVTDENDNPPHFLKPHYQEMVMENNLPGSCLLAVSAEDPDLGMNGTVSYSIVPGEIKHMDVNTYVSINPSGRIYSMRSFDHEYTRTFDFKVLARDNGNPSLSSNATVRIVVLDVNDNTPVMTNPPLVNGTAEVSIPRNAGVGYMVTQVKADDYDEGENGRLTYTISEGDRAFFEIDQVNGEVRSTRMFGENAKSTYEITVVARDHGKPSLSASAYIVVYLSPDLNAQEPIGPVNLSLIFIIALGSIAAILFVTMIFVAVKCKRDNKEIRTYNCSFFYLRRVAEYSYGNQKKSSKKKKLSKNDIRLVPRDVEETDKMNVTENYSIDSSYVNSRAHLIKRPPCSTSTFKDLEGNSLKDSGHEESDQTDSEHDVQRGHYVDTAVNDVLNMTVPPNVCQLPDQDPSEGFHCQDECRILGHSDRCWMPRVPIPARAKSPDHTRNVIALSIEATTVDVPHYEDGTTKRTFATFGKDGPEDVERGEIKGKRTQESQVCSPKANGGAVREAGNGREAASPITSPVHLKSPVSKPSSAYNTLKCRDAERIANHSLLRQPEGKDSEPAVREINTLLHDGRDKESPSSKRLKDIVL
- the pcdh19 gene encoding protocadherin-19 isoform X2, with translation MQTKEMELIQVIAFFLLFWVGAEAVINLKYGINEEMKPGSVIGNVTKDALKQGFQIAPQPPYLRVISNSEPRWVELSPAGILTTQMKIDRDVVCRQNPKCIISLEVMSNSMEICVIKVEIEDLNDNAPRFPTSHIDIEISENASPGTRFPLEGASDPDSGVFGVQSYSITPNELFGLEIKTRGDGSKIAELVVQKSLDRETQSHYTYEISAEDGGDPPKIGAVQLNIKVIDSNDNNPVFDEPVYTVNVMENSPINTLVIDLNATDPDEGTNGEVVYSFNSYVTEKTRDAFKIDPRTGIITVNGVLDYETTQIYEIDVQAKDLGPNSIPAHCKVTVNVMDTNDNPPVISLLSLNTEMVEVSENAQRGYVIALVRVSDKDSGANGKVQCRLQGNVPFRLQEYESFSTILVDGRLDREQKDTYNLTIQAEDSGIPPLRATKSLVVKVTDENDNPPHFLKPHYQEMVMENNLPGSCLLAVSAEDPDLGMNGTVSYSIVPGEIKHMDVNTYVSINPSGRIYSMRSFDHEYTRTFDFKVLARDNGNPSLSSNATVRIVVLDVNDNTPVMTNPPLVNGTAEVSIPRNAGVGYMVTQVKADDYDEGENGRLTYTISEGDRAFFEIDQVNGEVRSTRMFGENAKSTYEITVVARDHGKPSLSASAYIVVYLSPDLNAQEPIGPVNLSLIFIIALGSIAAILFVTMIFVAVKCKRDNKEIRTYNCSFFYLRRVAEYSYGNQKKSSKKKKLSKNDIRLVPRDVEETDKMNVVSCSSLTSSLNYFDYHQQSLPLGCRRSESTFLNVENQNSRNAAPNHGYQHTFTGQGHQQPDLIINGMPLPETENYSIDSSYVNSRAHLIKSTSTFKDLEGNSLKDSGHEESDQTDSEHDVQRGHYVDTAVNDVLNMTVPPNVCQLPDQDPSEGFHCQDECRILGHSDRCWMPRVPIPARAKSPDHTRNVIALSIEATTVDVPHYEDGTTKRTFATFGKDGPEDVERGEIKGKRTQESQVCSPKANGGAVREAGNGREAASPITSPVHLKSPVSKPSSAYNTLKCRDAERIANHSLLRQPEGKDSEPAVREINTLLHDGRDKESPSSKRLKDIVL
- the pcdh19 gene encoding protocadherin-19 isoform X1, with the translated sequence MQTKEMELIQVIAFFLLFWVGAEAVINLKYGINEEMKPGSVIGNVTKDALKQGFQIAPQPPYLRVISNSEPRWVELSPAGILTTQMKIDRDVVCRQNPKCIISLEVMSNSMEICVIKVEIEDLNDNAPRFPTSHIDIEISENASPGTRFPLEGASDPDSGVFGVQSYSITPNELFGLEIKTRGDGSKIAELVVQKSLDRETQSHYTYEISAEDGGDPPKIGAVQLNIKVIDSNDNNPVFDEPVYTVNVMENSPINTLVIDLNATDPDEGTNGEVVYSFNSYVTEKTRDAFKIDPRTGIITVNGVLDYETTQIYEIDVQAKDLGPNSIPAHCKVTVNVMDTNDNPPVISLLSLNTEMVEVSENAQRGYVIALVRVSDKDSGANGKVQCRLQGNVPFRLQEYESFSTILVDGRLDREQKDTYNLTIQAEDSGIPPLRATKSLVVKVTDENDNPPHFLKPHYQEMVMENNLPGSCLLAVSAEDPDLGMNGTVSYSIVPGEIKHMDVNTYVSINPSGRIYSMRSFDHEYTRTFDFKVLARDNGNPSLSSNATVRIVVLDVNDNTPVMTNPPLVNGTAEVSIPRNAGVGYMVTQVKADDYDEGENGRLTYTISEGDRAFFEIDQVNGEVRSTRMFGENAKSTYEITVVARDHGKPSLSASAYIVVYLSPDLNAQEPIGPVNLSLIFIIALGSIAAILFVTMIFVAVKCKRDNKEIRTYNCSFFYLRRVAEYSYGNQKKSSKKKKLSKNDIRLVPRDVEETDKMNVVSCSSLTSSLNYFDYHQQSLPLGCRRSESTFLNVENQNSRNAAPNHGYQHTFTGQGHQQPDLIINGMPLPETENYSIDSSYVNSRAHLIKRPPCSTSTFKDLEGNSLKDSGHEESDQTDSEHDVQRGHYVDTAVNDVLNMTVPPNVCQLPDQDPSEGFHCQDECRILGHSDRCWMPRVPIPARAKSPDHTRNVIALSIEATTVDVPHYEDGTTKRTFATFGKDGPEDVERGEIKGKRTQESQVCSPKANGGAVREAGNGREAASPITSPVHLKSPVSKPSSAYNTLKCRDAERIANHSLLRQPEGKDSEPAVREINTLLHDGRDKESPSSKRLKDIVL
- the pcdh19 gene encoding protocadherin-19 isoform X4 — protein: MQTKEMELIQVIAFFLLFWVGAEAVINLKYGINEEMKPGSVIGNVTKDALKQGFQIAPQPPYLRVISNSEPRWVELSPAGILTTQMKIDRDVVCRQNPKCIISLEVMSNSMEICVIKVEIEDLNDNAPRFPTSHIDIEISENASPGTRFPLEGASDPDSGVFGVQSYSITPNELFGLEIKTRGDGSKIAELVVQKSLDRETQSHYTYEISAEDGGDPPKIGAVQLNIKVIDSNDNNPVFDEPVYTVNVMENSPINTLVIDLNATDPDEGTNGEVVYSFNSYVTEKTRDAFKIDPRTGIITVNGVLDYETTQIYEIDVQAKDLGPNSIPAHCKVTVNVMDTNDNPPVISLLSLNTEMVEVSENAQRGYVIALVRVSDKDSGANGKVQCRLQGNVPFRLQEYESFSTILVDGRLDREQKDTYNLTIQAEDSGIPPLRATKSLVVKVTDENDNPPHFLKPHYQEMVMENNLPGSCLLAVSAEDPDLGMNGTVSYSIVPGEIKHMDVNTYVSINPSGRIYSMRSFDHEYTRTFDFKVLARDNGNPSLSSNATVRIVVLDVNDNTPVMTNPPLVNGTAEVSIPRNAGVGYMVTQVKADDYDEGENGRLTYTISEGDRAFFEIDQVNGEVRSTRMFGENAKSTYEITVVARDHGKPSLSASAYIVVYLSPDLNAQEPIGPVNLSLIFIIALGSIAAILFVTMIFVAVKCKRDNKEIRTYNCRVAEYSYGNQKKSSKKKKLSKNDIRLVPRDVEETDKMNVVSCSSLTSSLNYFDYHQQSLPLGCRRSESTFLNVENQNSRNAAPNHGYQHTFTGQGHQQPDLIINGMPLPETENYSIDSSYVNSRAHLIKSTSTFKDLEGNSLKDSGHEESDQTDSEHDVQRGHYVDTAVNDVLNMTVPPNVCQLPDQDPSEGFHCQDECRILGHSDRCWMPRVPIPARAKSPDHTRNVIALSIEATTVDVPHYEDGTTKRTFATFGKDGPEDVERGEIKGKRTQESQVCSPKANGGAVREAGNGREAASPITSPVHLKSPVSKPSSAYNTLKCRDAERIANHSLLRQPEGKDSEPAVREINTLLHDGRDKESPSSKRLKDIVL
- the pcdh19 gene encoding protocadherin-19 isoform X3, yielding MQTKEMELIQVIAFFLLFWVGAEAVINLKYGINEEMKPGSVIGNVTKDALKQGFQIAPQPPYLRVISNSEPRWVELSPAGILTTQMKIDRDVVCRQNPKCIISLEVMSNSMEICVIKVEIEDLNDNAPRFPTSHIDIEISENASPGTRFPLEGASDPDSGVFGVQSYSITPNELFGLEIKTRGDGSKIAELVVQKSLDRETQSHYTYEISAEDGGDPPKIGAVQLNIKVIDSNDNNPVFDEPVYTVNVMENSPINTLVIDLNATDPDEGTNGEVVYSFNSYVTEKTRDAFKIDPRTGIITVNGVLDYETTQIYEIDVQAKDLGPNSIPAHCKVTVNVMDTNDNPPVISLLSLNTEMVEVSENAQRGYVIALVRVSDKDSGANGKVQCRLQGNVPFRLQEYESFSTILVDGRLDREQKDTYNLTIQAEDSGIPPLRATKSLVVKVTDENDNPPHFLKPHYQEMVMENNLPGSCLLAVSAEDPDLGMNGTVSYSIVPGEIKHMDVNTYVSINPSGRIYSMRSFDHEYTRTFDFKVLARDNGNPSLSSNATVRIVVLDVNDNTPVMTNPPLVNGTAEVSIPRNAGVGYMVTQVKADDYDEGENGRLTYTISEGDRAFFEIDQVNGEVRSTRMFGENAKSTYEITVVARDHGKPSLSASAYIVVYLSPDLNAQEPIGPVNLSLIFIIALGSIAAILFVTMIFVAVKCKRDNKEIRTYNCRVAEYSYGNQKKSSKKKKLSKNDIRLVPRDVEETDKMNVVSCSSLTSSLNYFDYHQQSLPLGCRRSESTFLNVENQNSRNAAPNHGYQHTFTGQGHQQPDLIINGMPLPETENYSIDSSYVNSRAHLIKRPPCSTSTFKDLEGNSLKDSGHEESDQTDSEHDVQRGHYVDTAVNDVLNMTVPPNVCQLPDQDPSEGFHCQDECRILGHSDRCWMPRVPIPARAKSPDHTRNVIALSIEATTVDVPHYEDGTTKRTFATFGKDGPEDVERGEIKGKRTQESQVCSPKANGGAVREAGNGREAASPITSPVHLKSPVSKPSSAYNTLKCRDAERIANHSLLRQPEGKDSEPAVREINTLLHDGRDKESPSSKRLKDIVL